A window of the Streptomyces sp. Ag109_O5-10 genome harbors these coding sequences:
- a CDS encoding nitrilase-related carbon-nitrogen hydrolase, translating to MSRVIRAALFQTAWTGDKESMIQVHEQAARDAAAQGARVLCFQELFYGPYFCQVQDKAFYEYAEQVPDGPVVQRFQALARELGLVLILPVYEEEQPGVLYNTAAVIDADGSYLGKYRKHHIPQVPGFWEKFYFRPGNAGWPIFETAVGKIGVYICYDRHFPEGWRALGLGGAEIVFNPSATSRGLSRYLWQLEQPAAAVANEYFVGAINRVGVEDLGDNDFYGTSYFVDPEAQFVGEVASDKETELVVRDLDLAKLREVRDRWQFFRDRRPDAYGPLTAP from the coding sequence ATGAGCCGAGTGATTCGTGCCGCCCTCTTCCAGACCGCCTGGACCGGCGACAAGGAGTCGATGATCCAGGTCCACGAGCAGGCGGCCCGCGACGCGGCCGCACAGGGCGCGCGGGTCCTGTGCTTCCAGGAGCTGTTCTACGGACCCTACTTCTGCCAGGTCCAGGACAAGGCCTTCTACGAGTACGCCGAGCAGGTCCCGGACGGCCCGGTCGTCCAGCGCTTCCAGGCCCTCGCCCGCGAACTGGGCCTCGTCCTGATCCTGCCGGTGTACGAGGAGGAGCAGCCCGGCGTCCTCTACAACACCGCCGCCGTGATCGACGCCGACGGCTCGTACCTCGGCAAGTACCGCAAGCACCACATCCCGCAGGTCCCCGGCTTCTGGGAGAAGTTCTACTTCCGTCCGGGGAACGCGGGCTGGCCGATCTTCGAGACGGCCGTCGGGAAGATCGGCGTCTACATCTGCTACGACCGGCACTTCCCGGAAGGCTGGCGGGCGCTGGGTCTCGGCGGTGCCGAGATCGTCTTCAACCCCTCCGCCACCTCGCGCGGACTCTCCCGCTACCTGTGGCAGTTGGAGCAGCCGGCGGCGGCCGTGGCCAACGAGTACTTCGTCGGAGCGATCAACCGGGTCGGCGTGGAGGACCTCGGCGACAACGACTTCTACGGGACCTCCTACTTCGTGGACCCGGAGGCCCAGTTCGTCGGCGAGGTGGCCTCCGACAAGGAGACCGAACTCGTCGTCCGCGACCTGGACCTGGCCAAGCTCCGCGAGGTCCGCGACCGCTGGCAGTTCTTCCGCGACCGCCGCCCGGACGCGTACGGCCCGCTGACGGCTCCCTGA
- a CDS encoding PucR family transcriptional regulator, whose protein sequence is MTATWDPPHTTDPILSVRQILALERVLAGDPEVVAGAAHLDRPVRWVHVAEAPDVGVMLTGGEMVLTTGVLLAGDEHKQAEYIQSLHRAEAAAVVLGLGRAFPAPPDAMRRAADRCGLPLVVLHRPFPFAELTEEVQSRLVRRKFAAVSLSESVRTALTGLITAAAPLQRLLDEVAVHSACPVVVTNLAHRVLATAGERSAVDDVLRDWERIARQAGGGAADGWIRAELGGRGERWGQIMLCGYRGDTATGRLLAERGAEALVLHRMLGGGSAHTWEEQSAQSLLTDLVSGVVPARQLLPRARAAGLPVNRRTFVPLVVRDAQPAQLERILRLLGLPGLVAELTERTTAVLLSLARDQDADALAAHFAARLHGESAGARAVVAAAGARTVWDDVPVGLREAQHVADAVADTTAALDLPAVVRLKDVHLRGLIRLLRDDPHVQSFAERELDGLLCGNGTDQDLLGVLRTYLATGRNKSRTAQLHHVSRPALYRRLEAIQTRLGVDLDDFEQAASVHIALLAHDAQQQ, encoded by the coding sequence ATGACCGCCACCTGGGATCCCCCGCACACCACAGACCCCATACTGTCGGTCCGCCAGATCCTCGCCCTGGAACGGGTCCTGGCCGGCGACCCCGAGGTGGTGGCAGGCGCCGCCCATCTCGACCGCCCCGTCCGCTGGGTGCACGTCGCCGAGGCCCCCGACGTCGGCGTCATGCTCACCGGCGGCGAGATGGTCCTCACCACCGGCGTCCTGCTCGCCGGCGACGAGCACAAACAGGCCGAGTACATCCAGTCCCTGCACCGGGCCGAGGCGGCGGCCGTCGTCCTCGGCCTCGGCCGCGCCTTCCCCGCCCCGCCCGACGCCATGCGCCGCGCGGCGGACCGCTGCGGCCTCCCTCTGGTGGTCCTGCACCGCCCCTTCCCCTTCGCCGAACTGACGGAGGAGGTCCAATCCAGACTGGTCCGGCGGAAATTCGCCGCCGTCAGCCTCTCCGAGTCCGTCCGCACCGCACTCACCGGCCTCATCACGGCCGCTGCCCCCCTCCAGCGCCTCCTCGACGAGGTCGCCGTGCACAGCGCCTGCCCGGTCGTCGTCACCAACCTCGCGCACCGGGTCCTCGCCACCGCAGGGGAGCGGTCGGCCGTGGACGACGTGCTGCGGGACTGGGAACGCATCGCCCGGCAGGCCGGCGGCGGCGCGGCCGACGGCTGGATCCGCGCCGAACTGGGCGGCCGGGGCGAGCGCTGGGGCCAGATCATGCTCTGCGGCTACCGCGGCGACACCGCCACCGGCCGGCTGCTGGCCGAGCGGGGCGCCGAGGCCCTCGTCCTGCACCGCATGCTCGGCGGCGGCTCCGCCCACACCTGGGAGGAGCAGTCCGCGCAGAGCCTGCTGACCGACCTGGTCTCCGGGGTCGTACCGGCCCGCCAGCTGCTGCCCAGGGCCCGGGCGGCCGGCCTCCCGGTCAACCGGCGGACCTTCGTCCCGCTCGTCGTACGGGACGCGCAACCGGCCCAACTGGAGCGGATCCTGCGGCTGCTGGGCCTGCCCGGGCTCGTCGCCGAACTCACCGAGCGCACCACCGCCGTGCTCCTCAGCCTCGCCCGGGACCAGGACGCCGACGCGCTCGCCGCGCACTTCGCCGCCCGGCTGCACGGCGAGTCGGCGGGGGCCCGGGCGGTGGTGGCCGCCGCGGGCGCCCGTACCGTCTGGGACGACGTGCCGGTCGGCCTGCGCGAGGCCCAGCACGTCGCGGACGCGGTCGCCGACACCACCGCCGCCCTCGACCTCCCGGCCGTCGTACGCCTCAAGGACGTCCACCTGCGCGGCCTGATCCGGCTGCTGCGGGACGACCCGCACGTCCAGTCCTTCGCCGAGCGCGAGCTGGACGGCCTGCTGTGCGGGAACGGTACCGACCAGGATCTCCTCGGCGTGCTGCGGACCTATCTCGCCACCGGCCGCAACAAGTCCCGCACCGCCCAGCTCCACCACGTCTCCCGCCCCGCGCTGTACCGCCGCCTGGAGGCGATACAGACCCGGCTCGGCGTCGACCTCGACGACTTCGAGCAGGCGGCCTCGGTGCACATAGCACTCCTCGCGCACGACGCGCAACAGCAGTGA
- a CDS encoding aspartate aminotransferase family protein, with protein sequence MNDLFARHRQVLPDWLALYYDEPLEITHGEGRHVWDAAGNRYLDFFGGILTTMTAHALPEVTKAVSEQAGRIIHSSTLYLNRPMVELAERIAQLSGIPDARVFFTTSGTEANDTALLLATTYRRTNTVLAMRNSYHGRSFSAVGITGNKGWSPTSLSPLQTLYVHGGVRTRGPFAELNDRDFIAACVADLRDLLGHTRPPAALIAEPIQGVGGFTSPPDGLYAAFRKVLQEQGILWIADEVQTGWGRTGEHFWGWQAHGQSGPPDILTFAKGIGNGSSIGGVVARSEIMNCLDSNSISTFGGTQITMAAGLANLSYLLDHDLQGNARRVGGLLIERLRAVAAQLPGVREVRGRGLMIGVELVKPGTDEADPKSASAVLEAAREGGLLIGKGGGHDTSALRIAPPLSLTVAEAEEGAAILEQALRSAY encoded by the coding sequence GTGAACGACCTCTTCGCCCGCCACCGCCAGGTCCTGCCCGACTGGCTGGCTCTCTACTACGACGAGCCCCTGGAGATCACCCACGGCGAGGGCCGGCACGTCTGGGACGCGGCCGGCAACCGCTACCTCGACTTCTTCGGCGGCATCCTCACCACGATGACCGCGCACGCGCTGCCCGAGGTGACGAAGGCGGTGAGCGAGCAGGCCGGCCGGATCATCCACTCCTCCACCCTCTACCTCAACCGCCCGATGGTCGAACTGGCCGAGCGCATCGCCCAGCTGAGCGGCATCCCGGACGCCCGGGTCTTCTTCACCACCTCCGGCACCGAGGCCAACGACACGGCCCTGCTGCTCGCCACGACCTACCGGCGCACCAACACCGTCCTGGCGATGCGCAACAGCTACCACGGCCGCTCCTTCAGCGCGGTCGGCATCACCGGCAACAAGGGCTGGTCCCCGACCTCCCTGTCCCCGCTGCAGACGCTGTACGTGCACGGTGGCGTCCGCACCCGCGGCCCGTTCGCCGAGCTGAACGACCGTGACTTCATCGCGGCCTGCGTCGCCGACCTGCGCGACCTCCTCGGCCACACCCGCCCGCCGGCCGCGCTGATCGCCGAACCCATCCAGGGCGTCGGCGGCTTCACCTCCCCGCCCGACGGGCTGTACGCGGCCTTCCGCAAGGTCCTCCAGGAGCAGGGCATCCTCTGGATCGCCGACGAGGTGCAGACCGGCTGGGGCCGCACCGGTGAACACTTCTGGGGCTGGCAGGCACACGGCCAGAGCGGCCCGCCGGACATCCTCACCTTCGCCAAGGGCATCGGCAACGGCAGCTCCATCGGCGGCGTGGTGGCCCGCTCCGAGATCATGAACTGCCTCGACTCCAACAGCATCTCGACGTTCGGCGGCACCCAGATCACCATGGCCGCGGGCCTCGCCAACCTGTCGTACCTCCTGGACCACGACCTCCAGGGCAACGCCCGCCGTGTCGGCGGCCTCCTCATCGAACGCCTCCGCGCGGTCGCCGCCCAGCTGCCCGGCGTACGCGAGGTCCGGGGCCGCGGCCTGATGATCGGCGTCGAACTGGTCAAGCCCGGCACCGACGAGGCCGACCCCAAGTCCGCCTCCGCCGTCCTGGAAGCGGCCAGGGAGGGCGGCCTCCTGATCGGCAAGGGCGGCGGCCACGACACGAGTGCGCTGCGCATCGCGCCGCCGCTGTCATTGACGGTCGCGGAGGCGGAGGAGGGCGCGGCGATCCTGGAACAGGCGCTGCGGAGTGCCTACTAG
- a CDS encoding nitrilase-related carbon-nitrogen hydrolase, with the protein MANVVRAALVQATWTGDTESMVAKHEEHAREAARRGAKIIGFQEVFNAPYFCQVQEPEHYRWAEPVPDGPTTRRMQELARETGMVIVVPVFEVEQSGFYYNTAAVIDADGTVLGKYRKHHIPQVKGFWEKYYFKPGNAGWPVFDTAVGKVGVYICYDRHFPEGWRQLGLNGAQLVYNPSATSRGLSAYLWQLEQPAAAVANEYFVAAINRVGQEEYGDNDFYGTSYFVDPRGQFVGEVASDKGEELVVRDLDFDLIDEVRQQWAFYRDRRPDAYEGLVQP; encoded by the coding sequence ATGGCCAACGTCGTACGCGCCGCTCTGGTCCAGGCCACATGGACCGGCGACACCGAGTCCATGGTGGCGAAACACGAGGAACACGCCCGCGAGGCGGCCCGTCGAGGCGCGAAGATCATCGGATTTCAGGAAGTCTTCAACGCCCCCTACTTCTGCCAGGTCCAGGAACCCGAGCACTACCGCTGGGCCGAGCCGGTCCCGGACGGTCCCACCACGCGTCGTATGCAGGAACTCGCGCGCGAGACCGGCATGGTGATCGTCGTCCCGGTCTTCGAGGTCGAGCAGTCCGGCTTCTACTACAACACGGCCGCGGTGATCGACGCCGACGGCACCGTCCTCGGCAAGTACCGCAAGCACCACATCCCCCAGGTCAAGGGCTTCTGGGAGAAGTACTACTTCAAGCCCGGGAACGCCGGCTGGCCGGTCTTCGACACCGCCGTCGGCAAGGTCGGCGTGTACATCTGCTACGACCGCCACTTCCCCGAGGGATGGCGGCAACTCGGCCTCAACGGCGCCCAGCTGGTCTACAACCCGTCGGCCACCTCGCGCGGCCTGTCGGCCTACCTCTGGCAGCTGGAGCAGCCGGCCGCCGCCGTCGCCAACGAGTACTTCGTCGCCGCCATCAACCGGGTGGGCCAGGAGGAGTACGGGGACAACGATTTCTACGGGACGAGCTACTTCGTCGATCCGCGTGGGCAGTTCGTGGGTGAGGTCGCGAGTGACAAGGGCGAGGAACTCGTCGTCCGCGACCTCGACTTCGACCTGATCGACGAGGTGCGGCAGCAGTGGGCCTTCTACCGCGACCGCCGTCCCGACGCCTACGAAGGGCTGGTACAGCCGTGA
- a CDS encoding helix-turn-helix domain-containing protein — protein sequence MVRTPLTPEERERGERLGRLLREERGGRSMTEVAAAAGISAETLRKIETGRAPTPAFFTVAALARALGLSMDDLVERCALVVV from the coding sequence ATGGTACGCACCCCTCTCACTCCGGAAGAGCGCGAACGCGGCGAGCGGCTCGGGCGGTTGCTGCGCGAGGAGCGCGGCGGGCGGAGCATGACGGAGGTGGCGGCCGCGGCGGGCATCTCGGCCGAGACCCTCCGCAAGATCGAGACCGGGCGGGCACCGACCCCCGCCTTCTTCACCGTGGCCGCGCTGGCCCGTGCGCTCGGCCTCTCGATGGACGACCTGGTGGAGCGCTGCGCCCTGGTCGTCGTGTGA
- the map gene encoding type I methionyl aminopeptidase has translation MVELKTDTSIDAMYASGQVVGRALTAVHEAAGIGVSLLELDEVAREVLREAGASSPFLGYRPSFAPTPFPAVICASVNDAIVHGIPTGYRLRDGDLVSIDCGAVLDGWAGDSAISFTVGRPRPANVRLVETAERALAAGIAAAVVGNRIGDIAHAVGRVCRDAGYGIPQDFGGHGIGRRMHEDPGVPNEGRPGRGLPLRHGMVLAIEPMLIGGGRDGYHAAEDGWTLRTNDGSRAAHAEHTVAITESGPRVLTARNPEN, from the coding sequence ATGGTGGAACTGAAGACAGACACATCGATCGACGCCATGTACGCGTCGGGCCAGGTCGTCGGGCGCGCTCTGACGGCCGTACACGAGGCGGCCGGCATCGGCGTCTCCCTGCTCGAACTGGACGAGGTGGCGCGGGAGGTGCTGCGCGAGGCCGGGGCCTCCTCCCCCTTCCTCGGTTACCGCCCCTCGTTCGCGCCCACCCCCTTCCCGGCCGTCATCTGCGCGTCCGTGAACGACGCGATCGTGCACGGCATCCCGACCGGCTACCGGCTGCGCGACGGAGACCTGGTCTCCATCGACTGCGGCGCGGTGCTGGACGGCTGGGCGGGCGACTCGGCGATCAGTTTCACGGTCGGCAGGCCCCGCCCGGCGAACGTACGGCTCGTCGAGACGGCCGAGCGGGCGCTCGCGGCGGGGATCGCGGCGGCGGTCGTCGGCAACCGCATCGGCGACATCGCGCACGCGGTCGGCCGGGTGTGCCGGGACGCCGGCTACGGCATCCCGCAGGACTTCGGTGGACACGGCATCGGCCGCCGTATGCACGAGGACCCCGGCGTACCGAACGAGGGCCGTCCCGGCCGCGGTCTCCCGCTCCGGCACGGCATGGTCCTCGCGATCGAGCCCATGCTGATCGGCGGCGGCCGGGACGGCTACCACGCGGCCGAGGACGGCTGGACGCTGCGGACGAACGACGGTTCCCGGGCGGCGCACGCGGAGCACACGGTGGCGATCACGGAGTCGGGGCCGCGCGTTCTCACGGCCAGGAACCCGGAGAACTGA
- a CDS encoding ATP-dependent Clp protease ATP-binding subunit: MTSGYPGPDNFGQDPFGEFLARFFGGGGAHQGPRQIDIGRLLSQPARELVKGAAQYAAEHGSRDLDTEHLLRAALAAEPTRSLLSRSGADPDSLATEIDGRAGPVQHPPGEAPPPTSLSLTPAVKRALLDAHDLARAGGAGYIGPEHVLGALAANPDSAAGHILNAARFAAAGLPPDATETDRTLAGPDTRRRTSSTPNLDKYSRDLTELAGEGRIDPVIGRDDEIEQTIEVLSRRGKNNPVLIGDAGVGKTAIVEGLAQRIADGDVPDGLAGRRVVALDLTGVVAGTRFRGDFEERLNNIVGEIRAHSDQLIVFIDELHTVVGAGGGGEGGAMDAANILKPALARGELHIVGATTLEEFRKIEKDAALARRFQPILVPEPTVPDTIEILRGLRDRYEAHHQVRYTDEALVAAVELSDRYLTDRRLPDKAIDLIDQAGARVRLGARTKGTDVRAMERETEQLTRDKDQAVADEQYERATQLRDRIGELKTRITELSGEDEADEGLNMEVTAEAIAEVVSRQTGIPVSSLTQEEKERLLGLEAHLHQRVIGQDEAVAAVSEAVMRSRAGLASPNRPIGSFLFLGPTGVGKTELARALAEVLFGSEDRMVRLDMSEYQERHTVSRLVGAPPGYVGHEEAGQLTEVVRRHPYSLLLLDEIEKAHPDVFNILLQVLDDGRLTDSQGRTVDFTNTVIVMTSNLGSDVITRRGAGIGFGAGDDEATEAARRGRVLRPLREHFRPEFLNRIDEIVVFRQLTSNQLRQITELLLEHTRRMLHAQGITAHFTDAAVNWLAEHGYQPEYGARPLRRTIQREVDNQLSRLLLDGTITEGSQVTVDVEGGSLVFRKRDPSGAPAETPR; this comes from the coding sequence ATGACCAGCGGTTACCCCGGACCGGACAACTTCGGACAGGATCCCTTCGGAGAGTTCCTCGCACGCTTCTTCGGCGGCGGCGGAGCCCACCAGGGCCCCCGGCAGATCGACATCGGCAGGCTGCTGAGCCAGCCGGCCAGGGAGCTGGTCAAAGGTGCCGCCCAGTACGCCGCCGAGCACGGCAGCCGGGACCTCGACACCGAGCACCTGCTGCGCGCCGCACTCGCCGCGGAGCCCACCCGGTCCCTGCTGAGCAGGTCCGGCGCCGACCCCGACTCGCTGGCGACTGAGATCGACGGCCGCGCGGGACCGGTCCAGCACCCGCCGGGCGAGGCTCCCCCGCCGACCTCGCTCTCCCTCACCCCGGCCGTCAAGCGGGCCCTGCTGGACGCACATGACCTGGCCCGGGCCGGCGGGGCCGGGTACATCGGCCCCGAGCACGTGCTGGGCGCGCTGGCCGCCAACCCGGACTCGGCCGCCGGGCACATCCTGAACGCCGCCCGGTTCGCCGCCGCCGGCCTGCCACCGGACGCCACCGAGACCGACCGCACCCTCGCCGGTCCGGACACCCGGCGCCGTACGAGCAGCACGCCGAACCTCGACAAGTACAGCCGTGACCTGACCGAGCTGGCCGGGGAGGGCCGGATCGACCCGGTGATCGGCCGCGACGACGAGATCGAGCAGACCATCGAGGTGCTCTCCCGGCGCGGCAAGAACAACCCCGTGCTGATCGGCGACGCCGGTGTGGGCAAGACGGCGATCGTCGAGGGCCTGGCCCAGCGGATCGCCGACGGAGACGTGCCGGACGGGCTCGCCGGACGCCGGGTGGTCGCCCTCGACCTGACCGGCGTGGTCGCCGGCACCCGGTTCCGGGGCGACTTCGAGGAGCGGCTCAACAACATCGTGGGCGAGATCCGCGCACACTCCGACCAGCTGATCGTCTTCATCGACGAGCTGCACACCGTGGTCGGCGCCGGGGGCGGCGGCGAGGGCGGCGCGATGGACGCCGCCAACATCCTCAAGCCCGCGCTGGCCCGGGGCGAGCTGCACATCGTGGGCGCGACCACCCTCGAGGAGTTCCGCAAGATCGAGAAGGACGCGGCGCTGGCCCGTCGCTTCCAGCCGATCCTGGTGCCCGAGCCGACGGTCCCGGACACCATCGAGATCCTGCGCGGCCTGCGCGACCGCTACGAGGCGCACCACCAGGTCCGCTACACCGACGAGGCCCTGGTCGCCGCCGTCGAGCTGTCCGACCGCTACCTCACCGACCGCAGGCTGCCGGACAAGGCGATCGACCTCATCGACCAGGCCGGCGCCCGGGTCCGTCTCGGCGCCCGCACCAAGGGCACCGACGTCCGCGCCATGGAGCGCGAGACCGAGCAGCTGACCCGGGACAAGGACCAGGCGGTCGCCGACGAGCAGTACGAGCGCGCCACCCAGCTCCGGGACCGCATCGGCGAACTGAAGACCCGCATCACCGAACTCTCCGGTGAGGACGAGGCGGACGAGGGGCTGAACATGGAGGTGACGGCCGAGGCGATCGCCGAGGTGGTGTCACGCCAGACCGGCATCCCGGTCAGCAGCCTCACCCAGGAGGAGAAGGAGCGGCTGCTCGGCCTGGAGGCCCACCTGCACCAGCGGGTCATCGGCCAGGACGAGGCGGTCGCCGCCGTCTCCGAAGCGGTCATGCGCTCCCGCGCCGGGCTGGCGAGCCCGAACCGCCCGATCGGCAGCTTCCTCTTCCTCGGCCCGACCGGCGTCGGCAAGACCGAACTGGCCCGTGCGCTCGCCGAGGTGCTGTTCGGCAGCGAGGACCGGATGGTCCGCCTGGACATGAGCGAGTACCAGGAACGCCACACCGTCTCGCGCCTGGTGGGCGCCCCGCCCGGCTACGTCGGCCACGAGGAGGCGGGCCAGCTCACCGAGGTCGTCCGCCGCCACCCGTACTCCCTGCTCCTCCTCGACGAGATCGAGAAGGCGCACCCCGACGTCTTCAACATCCTGCTCCAGGTCCTGGACGACGGCCGCCTGACCGACTCCCAGGGCCGCACGGTGGACTTCACCAACACGGTCATCGTGATGACGAGCAACCTGGGCTCGGACGTGATCACGCGGCGCGGTGCCGGGATCGGCTTCGGCGCCGGCGACGACGAGGCCACGGAGGCGGCCCGGCGCGGGCGGGTCCTGCGCCCGCTCCGGGAACACTTCCGCCCGGAGTTCCTCAACCGCATCGACGAGATCGTCGTCTTCCGCCAGCTCACGAGCAATCAGCTGCGCCAGATCACCGAACTCCTGCTGGAGCACACCCGCCGCATGCTGCACGCCCAGGGCATCACCGCCCACTTCACGGACGCGGCGGTCAACTGGCTGGCGGAACACGGCTACCAGCCGGAGTACGGCGCCCGCCCGCTGCGCCGCACCATCCAGCGGGAAGTCGACAACCAGCTGTCGCGTCTGCTCCTGGACGGCACGATCACGGAGGGCAGTCAGGTGACGGTGGATGTCGAGGGCGGGAGCCTGGTGTTTCGGAAGCGGGACCCTTCAGGGGCGCCGGCTGAGACGCCCCGATAG
- the ggt gene encoding gamma-glutamyltransferase, with protein MRRPVARKLTVLAVSAAVVSVGAAAPPAPGAATTAKTPVAVGYGGAVSSVDADATAAGIEVLREGGNAVDAAVATAAALGVTEPYSSGIGGGGYFVYYDAKSRKVHTIDGRETAPLTADSNLFVENGKPLAFADAVSSGLSVGTPGTPATWQTALSQWGTKRLGSVLKPAERIARDGFVVDGTFQSQTAANETRFRYFPDTARLFLPGGKPPAVGSTFKNPELARTYEELGKKGIGAVYNGDLGKDIVSTVDNPPVDPGSGWKARPGKLSVKDLAAYRAKLQAPTETGYRGLKVYSIAPSSSGGTTVGEALNILENTDLSKASEVQYLHHFIESSRISFADRGRWVGDPAFEDVPTKGLLSQRYADERAKLISDDAVLTSPVAPGDPNSPGSTGTAAPTTYEGENTTHLTVADKWGNVVSYTLTIEQTGGSAITVPGRGFLLNNELTDFSFTPANPAVHDPNLPGPGKRPRSSISPTVVLDKANRPVVAVGSPGGATIITTVLQVLTEFLDRHLPLVDAIAAPRASQRNAAKTELEPALYNDPVLRGKLEAIGHSFSLNPEIGAATGVQRLPGGKWLAAAETVRRGGGSAQVVDPSS; from the coding sequence ATGCGTCGCCCTGTCGCGCGGAAACTGACGGTCCTGGCGGTCTCGGCCGCCGTGGTGTCGGTGGGGGCGGCGGCGCCTCCCGCCCCCGGCGCCGCCACCACCGCGAAAACCCCGGTGGCCGTCGGCTACGGCGGTGCGGTCTCCAGCGTCGACGCGGACGCCACCGCCGCCGGTATCGAGGTGCTCCGCGAGGGCGGCAACGCCGTCGACGCGGCCGTCGCGACCGCCGCCGCGCTCGGCGTCACCGAGCCCTACTCCTCCGGCATCGGAGGCGGCGGCTACTTCGTCTACTACGACGCCAAGTCCCGTAAGGTGCACACCATCGACGGCCGCGAGACCGCGCCGCTGACCGCCGACTCCAACCTGTTCGTGGAGAACGGCAAGCCGCTCGCCTTCGCCGACGCCGTCAGCAGCGGGCTGAGCGTCGGCACCCCGGGGACGCCCGCCACCTGGCAGACGGCGCTCAGCCAGTGGGGGACCAAGCGGCTCGGCTCCGTGCTGAAACCGGCCGAGCGGATCGCCCGCGACGGGTTCGTCGTCGACGGCACCTTCCAGTCCCAGACCGCCGCGAACGAGACCCGGTTCCGCTACTTCCCCGACACGGCCAGGCTGTTCCTGCCGGGCGGGAAGCCGCCGGCGGTGGGCTCCACCTTCAAGAACCCCGAACTGGCCCGGACCTATGAGGAGCTGGGGAAGAAGGGGATCGGGGCCGTCTACAACGGCGACCTCGGCAAGGACATCGTGTCGACGGTCGACAACCCACCCGTGGACCCGGGTTCGGGGTGGAAGGCGCGGCCGGGCAAGCTGTCCGTGAAGGACCTCGCCGCCTACCGGGCCAAGCTGCAGGCGCCCACCGAGACGGGGTACCGCGGGCTGAAGGTGTACTCGATCGCGCCGTCGTCGTCCGGCGGGACGACGGTCGGGGAGGCCCTCAACATCCTGGAGAACACCGACCTCTCCAAGGCCAGTGAGGTGCAGTACCTGCACCACTTCATCGAGTCGAGCCGGATCTCCTTCGCCGACCGCGGGCGCTGGGTCGGGGACCCCGCGTTCGAGGACGTGCCGACGAAGGGGCTGCTGTCGCAGCGATACGCCGACGAGCGGGCGAAGCTGATCAGCGACGACGCGGTGCTGACCAGCCCGGTCGCACCGGGCGACCCGAACAGCCCCGGGTCGACCGGCACGGCGGCGCCGACCACGTACGAGGGCGAGAACACGACGCACCTCACGGTCGCCGACAAGTGGGGGAACGTCGTCTCCTACACGCTGACCATCGAGCAGACCGGTGGCAGCGCGATCACCGTGCCGGGGCGCGGGTTCCTGCTCAACAACGAGCTGACCGACTTCTCGTTCACCCCGGCGAACCCCGCGGTGCACGACCCGAACCTGCCGGGGCCCGGGAAGCGGCCGCGGTCCTCCATCTCGCCGACCGTCGTGCTGGACAAGGCGAACCGTCCCGTGGTGGCCGTGGGGTCGCCCGGCGGGGCGACCATCATCACGACGGTGCTTCAGGTGCTGACCGAGTTCCTCGACCGGCATCTGCCCTTGGTGGACGCGATCGCCGCGCCCCGGGCCTCGCAGCGGAACGCGGCGAAGACCGAGTTGGAGCCGGCGCTGTACAACGACCCTGTACTGAGGGGGAAGTTGGAGGCGATCGGGCACTCGTTCAGCTTGAATCCGGAGATCGGTGCGGCTACTGGTGTGCAGCGGTTGCCGGGTGGGAAGTGGCTGGCGGCGGCTGAGACCGTGCGGCGGGGTGGGGGATCGGCCCAGGTGGTGGATCCTTCGTCCTAG